The Ralstonia sp. RRA DNA segment CGAAGTCGTCGGAGTGCCAGAAGCGCTTTTCAGCGCCTTGCGCCATGCCTTTCAGGCGCACGATGTCCCACGCCTTGGTGAGGATGACGATCCACGAGGCGAGCGACATGATCAGCAGCAGAATGGCCGTGCCGCGCGCGACGATATCGCCTTGTGTCCAGAGATGGGAAAGACCGAGTTCCTGCATGATGGGTTTCCTGAGTTGTCCTGATGAAGCGAGAGTCGGAATGGGTTAATTATCGAGCTTGAAGACATACGGTTTGCTTGCCACAACGGGCACAGCATGGCCGTTTTGCTTGTACGGGGTGCACTTGATGGAGCGGGCAGCCTCAGTAGCGGCACGATCCAGGCGCGGCGAACCGGAAGACGACGTGAGCGCCACATTGGTGACTTCACCCGCAGTGCCGATGGAGAGCTTGACCATGGCGCGGCCTTCCTCGCCCATCTTTTGCGACATCGACGGATACCCCGGCTGCGGATCGCTGCACTGGATGTCGTTGATGCCGACGCTGATCGGGCCGCTTGGCGCAGGGGCCGGTGCGGGTTCTGCGGGTGGAGCCGGTGGTGCGGGCGGCGTGGCGGGCGCCACGGGCGCGTTGTCCGACGGCGGCAGGTTGGGCGTCGGCATCGGTGTCGGCTTGGGTTGCGGCACCGGCTTGACGATGTTCACCTGCTTGGGCGCTTCCTGCTTGACCGGCTGCTGCTTGGGCGGCTCCGGCTGCTTGATGGGCTCTGGCGTGGCGGGGATGAGGTTGACCTGCAACTCAGGCGGCTCCTCCTTGCTCAGTGGCGAC contains these protein-coding regions:
- a CDS encoding energy transducer TonB; the protein is MIHPRTLKILVVVLLLHAGVLMLIQLGLIQSPLSKEEPPELQVNLIPATPEPIKQPEPPKQQPVKQEAPKQVNIVKPVPQPKPTPMPTPNLPPSDNAPVAPATPPAPPAPPAEPAPAPAPSGPISVGINDIQCSDPQPGYPSMSQKMGEEGRAMVKLSIGTAGEVTNVALTSSSGSPRLDRAATEAARSIKCTPYKQNGHAVPVVASKPYVFKLDN